From Vitis vinifera cultivar Pinot Noir 40024 chromosome 5, ASM3070453v1, the proteins below share one genomic window:
- the LOC100256145 gene encoding cell division cycle 20.2, cofactor of APC complex isoform X1 yields MADPLSVLLLARLSRGSLNSCPQQVQFLQRWENLDRFIPNRSAMDFDFAHYMLTERGKGKENQSVRSQSKEAYLKLLAETFNMNRSRILAFKNKPPTPVKLIPDEFYSSVHQSKPSKPLRRIPQMQQTPVRTLDAPDIIDDFCLNLMDWGSSNVLALALQNTVYLWDASNGSASELVTVDDENGSVTSVSWAADGQYIAIGLNSSDVQLWDSTANRLLRTLRGGHQSRVGSLDWKNHILTTGGMDGQIINNDVRAHSHIVATFRGHRQEVCGLKWSTSGQQLASGGNDNLLHIWDRSMASMHSRSQWLHRLEDHTAAVKALAWCPFQRNLLASGGGGSDGCIKFWNTHTGACLNSVDTGSQVCALLWNKNERELLSSHGFMQNQMTLWMYPSMVKIAELTGHTSRVLFMAQSPDGRIVATAAGDETLKFWNAFGTPEVKKAAPKAEHPGPFPHLRRIR; encoded by the exons ATGGCTGACCCCCTTTCGGTTCTCCTCCTTGCACGCCTCTCCAGAG GGTCTTTGAATTCTTGCCCTCAACAGGTGCAGTTTCTTCAAAGAtgggaaaat TTGGACAGATTCATTCCAAACAGATCAGCAATGGACTTCGACTTTGCCCATTACATGTTGACTGAAAGGGGGAAAGGCAAAGAGAACCAAAGTGTTAGGTCTCAATCCAAAGAGGCCTACTTGAAACTACTGGCTGAGACATTCAACATGAATCGCTCTCGCATCCTCGCCTTTAAGAACAAACCACCTACTCCAGTAAAATTGATACCAGATGAATTCTATTCTTCTGTTCATCAATCCAAGCCCTCAAAGCCTCTGCGGCGTATTCCTCAG ATGCAACAGACTCCTGTGAGGACATTGGATGCTCCTGATATTATAGATGATTTTTGCTTGAACTTAATGGATTGGGGTAGCAGCAATGTTCTCGCACTTGCTCTTCAAAACACGGTATATTTGTGGGATGCTTCAAATGGTTCTGCCTCAGAGCTTGTCACTGTTGATGATGAGAATGGCTCTGTTACAAGTGTGAGTTGGGCTGCTGATGGACAATATATTGCCATTGGCTTGAACAGTTCTGATGTTCAGCTATGGGATTCTACAGCTAATCGGCTG CTGAGGACTCTGAGAGGTGGCCACCAATCACGAGTTGGTTCTCTAGATTGGAAAAACCACATCCTTACAACTGGGGGAATGGATGGTCAGATCATTAACAATGATGTGAGAGCGCACTCGCACATTGTGGCAACTTTTAGAGGACACCGACAAGAGGTTTGTGGACTGAAATGGTCTACCTCTGGCCAACAGTTAGCGAGTGGAGGAAATGACAATTTACTCCACATATGGGATAGGTCGATGGCCTCCATGCATTCACGTTCTCAGTGGCTTCACAGGCTTGAGGATCATACTGCTGCAGTAAAAGCGCTTGCTTGGTGCCCTTTTCAGCGCAATTTGCTGGCTTCTGGAGGAGGTGGGAGTGATGGTTGCATAAAGTTTTGGAACACCCACACTGGCGCATGCTTGAACTCAGTGGACACTGGCTCACAGGTCTGTGCTCTGCTGTGGAACAAGAACGAGCGTGAGTTGCTTAGCTCCCATGGCTTTATGCAGAATCAAATGACCCTCTGGATGTATCCATCAATGGTGAAGATTGCTGAGCTTACTGGTCATACATCCAGAGTTCTTTTCATGGCTCAG AGTCCAGATGGGCGTATAGTGGCAACTGCTGCAGGAGATGAGACTCTCAAGTTCTGGAATGCTTTTGGCACGCCAGAAGTGAAAAAGGCTGCACCAAAAGCAGAGCATCCTGGGCCATTTCCTCATCTAAGGAGAATCCGTTAG
- the LOC100256145 gene encoding cell division cycle 20.2, cofactor of APC complex isoform X2: protein MADPLSVLLLARLSRGSLNSCPQQVQFLQRWENLDRFIPNRSAMDFDFAHYMLTERGKGKENQSVRSQSKEAYLKLLAETFNMNRSRILAFKNKPPTPVKLIPDEFYSSVHQSKPSKPLRRIPQTPVRTLDAPDIIDDFCLNLMDWGSSNVLALALQNTVYLWDASNGSASELVTVDDENGSVTSVSWAADGQYIAIGLNSSDVQLWDSTANRLLRTLRGGHQSRVGSLDWKNHILTTGGMDGQIINNDVRAHSHIVATFRGHRQEVCGLKWSTSGQQLASGGNDNLLHIWDRSMASMHSRSQWLHRLEDHTAAVKALAWCPFQRNLLASGGGGSDGCIKFWNTHTGACLNSVDTGSQVCALLWNKNERELLSSHGFMQNQMTLWMYPSMVKIAELTGHTSRVLFMAQSPDGRIVATAAGDETLKFWNAFGTPEVKKAAPKAEHPGPFPHLRRIR, encoded by the exons ATGGCTGACCCCCTTTCGGTTCTCCTCCTTGCACGCCTCTCCAGAG GGTCTTTGAATTCTTGCCCTCAACAGGTGCAGTTTCTTCAAAGAtgggaaaat TTGGACAGATTCATTCCAAACAGATCAGCAATGGACTTCGACTTTGCCCATTACATGTTGACTGAAAGGGGGAAAGGCAAAGAGAACCAAAGTGTTAGGTCTCAATCCAAAGAGGCCTACTTGAAACTACTGGCTGAGACATTCAACATGAATCGCTCTCGCATCCTCGCCTTTAAGAACAAACCACCTACTCCAGTAAAATTGATACCAGATGAATTCTATTCTTCTGTTCATCAATCCAAGCCCTCAAAGCCTCTGCGGCGTATTCCTCAG ACTCCTGTGAGGACATTGGATGCTCCTGATATTATAGATGATTTTTGCTTGAACTTAATGGATTGGGGTAGCAGCAATGTTCTCGCACTTGCTCTTCAAAACACGGTATATTTGTGGGATGCTTCAAATGGTTCTGCCTCAGAGCTTGTCACTGTTGATGATGAGAATGGCTCTGTTACAAGTGTGAGTTGGGCTGCTGATGGACAATATATTGCCATTGGCTTGAACAGTTCTGATGTTCAGCTATGGGATTCTACAGCTAATCGGCTG CTGAGGACTCTGAGAGGTGGCCACCAATCACGAGTTGGTTCTCTAGATTGGAAAAACCACATCCTTACAACTGGGGGAATGGATGGTCAGATCATTAACAATGATGTGAGAGCGCACTCGCACATTGTGGCAACTTTTAGAGGACACCGACAAGAGGTTTGTGGACTGAAATGGTCTACCTCTGGCCAACAGTTAGCGAGTGGAGGAAATGACAATTTACTCCACATATGGGATAGGTCGATGGCCTCCATGCATTCACGTTCTCAGTGGCTTCACAGGCTTGAGGATCATACTGCTGCAGTAAAAGCGCTTGCTTGGTGCCCTTTTCAGCGCAATTTGCTGGCTTCTGGAGGAGGTGGGAGTGATGGTTGCATAAAGTTTTGGAACACCCACACTGGCGCATGCTTGAACTCAGTGGACACTGGCTCACAGGTCTGTGCTCTGCTGTGGAACAAGAACGAGCGTGAGTTGCTTAGCTCCCATGGCTTTATGCAGAATCAAATGACCCTCTGGATGTATCCATCAATGGTGAAGATTGCTGAGCTTACTGGTCATACATCCAGAGTTCTTTTCATGGCTCAG AGTCCAGATGGGCGTATAGTGGCAACTGCTGCAGGAGATGAGACTCTCAAGTTCTGGAATGCTTTTGGCACGCCAGAAGTGAAAAAGGCTGCACCAAAAGCAGAGCATCCTGGGCCATTTCCTCATCTAAGGAGAATCCGTTAG
- the LOC100250990 gene encoding protein FAR1-RELATED SEQUENCE 7 — MDFGVGGDANGEVVVRSSVDMVRTSDESEMGGNSVEVAFQSSEDNKLNQDSSGTEIIPVVEPYVDEPYVGQEFESEAAAHAFYNAYATRVGFIIRVSKLSRSRRDGSAIGRALVCNKEGYRMPDKREKIVRQRAETRVGCRAMILVRKVSSGKWVVTKFVKEHTHTLTPGKGRRDLIYDQYPNEHDKIRELSQQLAVEKKRAATYKRHLEMVFEYIEEHNESLSKKIQHIVDSVRDMENKEKQNHR; from the exons A TGGATTTTGGAGTTGGTGGTGATGCTAATGGGGAGGTGGTGGTAAGGAGTTCTGTTGATATGGTTAGGACCAGTGATGAGAGTGAAATGGGGGGAAATTCAGTTGAAGTGGCGTTCCAATCAAGCGAGGACAATAAATTGAATCAAGATTCTTCGGGAACGGAAATCATTCCAGTAGTTGAGCCTTATGTGGATGAGCCCTATGTAGGTCAGGAGTTTGAATCTGAAGCAGCCGCACATGCTTTTTATAATGCATATGCGACACGTGTGGGTTTCATCATTCGCGTGAGCAAGCTGTCTCGATCCAGGCGTGATGGATCAGCCATTGGTCGGGCACTTGTTTGTAACAAGGAAGGTTATCGAATGCCTGACAAGCGTGAAAAAATTGTAAGGCAAAGAGCGGAGACAAGGGTAGGTTGCAGGGCCATGATTTTGGTGAGGAAAGTAAGTTCTGGCAAATGGGTTGTCACAAAATTTGTGAAGGAGCATACTCACACTTTGACTCCTGGCAAAGGTCGAAGAGATTTGATTTATGATCAGTATCCG AATGAACATGACAAGATAAGGGAACTATCCCAGCAGCTGGCAGTCGAGAAAAAGCGAGCTGCAACATATAAAAGGCATCTAGAAATGGTGTTTGAGTACATTGAGGAGCACAACGAGAGTCTATCAAAGAAGATTCAACACATAGTAGACAGCGTGAGGGACATGGAAAACAAGGAGAAGCAAAACCACAGATAG